The Synechocystis sp. PCC 7509 genome includes a window with the following:
- a CDS encoding FAD binding domain-containing protein, which yields MKPFTYLRATETSTAIESATSQTKFIAGGTNLLDLMKEGVEQPNRLIDITRIQLAQIQPTANGVRIGALAKNSDTANHPLIRTRYPLLSQALLAGASPQLRNMASLGGNLLQRTRCYYFYDTSAPCNKRQPGSGCAAIEGYNRIHAILGTSDSCIATHPSDMCVALAALDAVVQVSGAKGDRAIPFAEFHRLPGDTPQIETVLQPGELITAVDLPNSSFAENSHYFKVRDRTSYAFAVVSVASALEINNGTIGNARMALGGVAHKPWRSVEAEKILISAKPNEQTFQAAAAATLQGAKGYKHNAFKVELAKRAIVRSLTIATEGTAV from the coding sequence ATGAAACCATTTACTTATTTACGTGCGACCGAAACCAGCACAGCCATTGAGTCCGCCACCAGCCAAACAAAATTTATTGCTGGCGGTACGAATCTTCTTGACTTGATGAAAGAAGGCGTAGAACAACCAAACCGTCTAATTGATATTACTAGAATACAGTTGGCGCAAATTCAACCCACCGCTAACGGTGTACGCATCGGGGCGCTGGCAAAAAACAGCGATACTGCTAACCATCCTCTAATCCGCACGCGCTATCCGCTACTTTCGCAAGCTTTACTTGCTGGGGCATCGCCACAACTGCGAAATATGGCATCTCTTGGTGGAAATTTGCTGCAAAGAACTCGCTGTTATTACTTTTACGATACCTCCGCACCTTGCAATAAGCGTCAACCTGGGTCTGGCTGTGCCGCCATTGAAGGCTATAACCGCATCCATGCAATTTTAGGTACGAGTGATAGTTGTATCGCAACTCATCCGTCTGATATGTGCGTGGCACTAGCCGCACTGGATGCGGTGGTACAAGTTTCAGGAGCAAAAGGCGATCGCGCAATTCCCTTTGCGGAGTTTCATCGCTTACCTGGAGATACGCCCCAAATTGAGACAGTATTGCAACCAGGGGAATTAATTACAGCCGTTGATTTGCCTAATTCATCCTTTGCCGAAAATTCTCATTACTTCAAAGTTCGAGACAGAACATCCTATGCCTTTGCTGTAGTTTCCGTTGCTTCTGCCCTAGAAATTAACAACGGTACGATTGGCAATGCGCGAATGGCATTAGGAGGAGTGGCGCATAAACCTTGGCGGTCAGTAGAAGCCGAGAAGATACTGATAAGCGCAAAACCAAACGAACAAACCTTTCAGGCGGCGGCGGCGGCGACTTTACAGGGGGCAAAAGGTTACAAACACAACGCTTTTAAAGTGGAACTAGCAAAAAGGGCAATTGTGCGATCGCTAACTATAGCAACAGAGGGGACAGCAGTATGA